Proteins from a genomic interval of Rhipicephalus microplus isolate Deutch F79 chromosome 6, USDA_Rmic, whole genome shotgun sequence:
- the LOC142765307 gene encoding uncharacterized protein LOC142765307, translating into MMLAAPADYFQEEDTPTLSKTLGTSCFSEEQNEAKVVGPIIMVAVMVGVIAAAIFTLVVRGHHALRNSSLRSTAGSITTLSPVKRNAPYFALGASTGEDGQTAGGNDSS; encoded by the exons TATTTCCAGGAAGAGGACACACCGACACTCTCGAAAACGCTCGGAACGTCATGCTTCAGTGAAGAACAAAACGAGGCGAA GGTCGTTGGTCCCATAATTATGGTTGCGGTCATGGTTGGCGTCATTGCGGCCGCCATCTTTACCCTTGTCGTCCGTGGACACCACGCCCTCAGGAACTCTTCTCTGAGAAGTACTGCAGGCTCAATCACCACCCTTTCGCCAGTTAAGAGAAACGCGCCGTACTTCGCGCTCGGAGCCTCCACTGGCGAAGACGGACAGACTGCCGGAGGGAATGACTCAAGCTAG